CGGTTCCGGCGAGGACGAGAACGACGGCGTTTCGGAGTGGAGAATGATAAAAGAGGAGACTTGTAGGTTTGGGATTTGGTGGCGCAGAGTCGTGggagagaagaagcagaagaagaagaagaagaacacgaaGTCATGTTCATTGTTGTTGTGTGATGATGTTCGCTTGTGGACTGTGAGAGAATGGAGTTAGTTGAAGAGCTCCGGTTTAGTTTAACCAACCGGTTATTCCCGGTTCGGACTAATCTCTCTATTTTACTCAAAGagtcttttaaacttttttaaagtggtttATATCTATAGAGAGCAAAAAAgcatagatttttaaaaatacatataacgATGTTTGTATTGTTCTATCTGAAGAAAGAATACAGATGTTTCTTAAACGAACTTTAACTAACTCTTTGGAGGTGAATTGCAGCACGGCGAAAGGACTCAACCTCACGGAAGTAGTTTATTGCGCTGAATCCGGCTACTAGTATACCATCGAAATCCCCTGATCTCTAAAATTATCTTGGCCAAAAGAATTCTTCGTAACAAAATTCCTGCAAAATGCATTTGAGTATAAACATGGTAGGTTCCAAAATGTCTATCTTCTTGATAGTACGATGAGGTTGTACTTCTTACGCTGAGAATGTTTTTATCTGGGAAGAAGTGGCTCTCGGTCGTCTGATTCAACTCGGTGACTAGCCTGCATAAACAgagaagaaatacaaaaaaatgattagctTATGTCATAGAATTACAAGAACTAAACTACACTTGAAGATGGGGATGTGTTTATGTTCTTCACCTCTTCATTTGCTCCCGCTGCCATGTTGATGAATAATGACTCTTTAGCCCTGAAGGAAATAACGGAAaataacagaagaagaaaataagttaAATGGTGCTAATCCAGGCATATGAAGATATACAATGTACAAGAGCAAATATTGCATCTAACAGTGACATAGtattaaagaaaagataatGATCAATGAAAACACTCACCCATGACCATCCTTTTCCTTAACTAATTCTAGGTTTTCGTTTTGTTGCTCATCTTTAGCTTTTGAAAGGGGTGAAAAGAACTGTATAATATATGAGGCAGAACAATATTAGAGATGAAAAAGGAGGCAGCATCTTAGAGGCTCGTTTTACTAGGTTAACTGATACACACCTAGGAACAGTTGGATTACCTGATGCATTGAAATGAAAACTATAGAAATCCCCAGAAGGAAATTCATGGTTAACACATGTCCAAAGAGTGCTGCTGATGCTATCCCAGTAAATATCGTGGCAACCGTGGATGAATATTTCTTCAAGATTGTATCTGAGAACATACAGAGATGAAGACAACTAAATATCCATGAAAACAATCTTACTGAGaggtttttattttccaaacatATATACcaattttcaaatattgaaCCTCCATATTAAGAACTAATCCATAAATTAATTGAATGTAACTACTAACTATTGCCACTTTTACCTGCatatttgaagaaaaaggaTGATAAAATCCCTTGTGCTGCGTTGTTTACTATCAGAAACATAGTAGCTCTAGAATGTCCTTGTAGGATGTCAAAACTGCCAGGACCTGTCGACACCATGGCAAAATCGTTAACACTGCATCTAACAGGATTTAAGAAGCTTTTATGGCATTCAATTTGCTTAAAAACACCCATACCTTTATATATAACAGTTCCTAGTATTCCCAGGAAGTTGAATATCGCACCATAACCATAGAGAAATATGTTCTGCACCAGGGAAATTAAAGTTTTGCATTCAGAACACATACATTCAGAACGCAGGAGATGATCAACATCTTATAATTTGACTAGAGTAAAGAACAGGACTAATTCAACAACATCGCTAAGAGAGTTGACTAGACCAAAGAACAGAGAAAGTTCAACAACACAAGCCAAAAGTTCTGGTCTAGACAGTAACTGACCACAGCGATAGTTAACACAACCAACTCGACCAGAGAACTGAAAAGAGAGTTCAACAACCCAGGCCAAGCgttctatttttttcatagaAACTGCTACTGGGATCGATGGTCTTGCATTTTCCAGTAATGTGCCTCAAAGTTAACAATTCAAAAGATTCAACACCATTAACCAACAGTTACAAGCAACGGCTACCATGAGGCTTTCAATGTTACTGCAAGCCTTTCATTTCTCTGATGCTATATGGAGAAAAAACTGTGTATCAAGATTAGCTAACCTGAAGATAAATGCTTGTGTCGTACTGGCTCTTTAGAGCATACTCGTTGTAGACGGATGCCAAAGATGGGATAGTAACCTGCATGATGATGTGCTGAATAAGCGTCTAGCATGAATTACAACTTTCTTTGATGCAGCAACAGGTTCGCAATTGCATTACTTACAACAGACTATGGAGAAATAACTTCCATACTAAATTCTAAGGGAAGGATATATAAGAGCCAAGAAATGTAACTTACAAAGATAAAGGTGCATATGTATGCACCCGTAGCAATTGGAACAGCCACAGTAGTAGCACCTTCAGGAAGAGAACGGAGCTGATTTACACTAATCCCTATCAGCAAGAGCGCAAGTGCTTCCcactacaacaaaaaataagaaattaaatccCATTGAGTTGGAGGTAAGGAAGGTCAAATAGAATATGTCTAATACTAAACAAATTACACATACAGTAACCAAGAATAATTGAACCTGACCTGTATGATGGAAAACCGTCGCTTCATTATCATCTTCAGTAGTACAGCAATTACTAGAACCTTTAGATTGCTGAGCATCTTCACAGTAGCAGGATTGAAATATAGCTGGCACAGCAGAAAAGTGAATCGTTGTGTTAAACTaaataatagaaagaaagatAGAGCCAAACATTAGCCAAGAAGGCTAGATATATACAACAGCTGAGCATAATGTAACTATCTTATAAGCAAGTGTTCGGTGCAACTTTCACAGCAAGCTCAAACATCTATCACCAAAAGGCAGCATGTCCGATTGCAGAATGCTGAGCTGAACTTGGTAAGATCGCGATAATGAAAAACAGAGGGGGGGAGATAAGATCTACTTAGGAAGTTAGGAATGATAGTTCAATAATATTCTTAGGGACAAGTAGTGTCTACAAGGAGAGATGTTAAGTAACAAAATCAAGGATCAACAAATTTGATCAAACCAAAGTTTCTATGAGTATATTCTCGAGGAGCAACAAACCAAAGATTCTTAAACCTCATATGAACTATGTTACACAACCATATTAGGCTTCCTGACATTCCAAAACCATTGCTAAGTTCTTATagtgtcaaattatcaaatgaTATATTCTTTCCAGAAAGCTAAAACAtcttttaacaataaaaatcaaaaaaaaactaagataatTTTTCAATGAAGTTGAATTTTCGCAGCTTAATTACCAAAGGAtgcaaaaaatgaaaattaagaaGCACATGTACCTGCATTGTGAACTTAAGGTAGTTATTAATGGCATACAGCCCTGCTGGAACAGCGAGAAGCACATTGTTCCGAGCTGCCTGCGAAATAAAGGCTCGAGTTACTGCAATTTGCTAAAActagaataaaaataattattcaagAGTTTATTTAGAGTTTAATACAGGAACTAATGTAGGAAAAGTTATACTGTTAGATGGATGATGGATCCAGCAATGACATAACATATACATTTCAAACAATCATGCTTTGAAAACCATATGTATAACATACACCACATTCATTAAACAATATGATTTTAAGAAACTAAATCTTAATATGAGACTGTGCCACAATCCTAGTACTTCCAAATCGCTTGATTGCCAAGAAGATGTACCTGGACAAACGTAGAAAGAGATAGTAGAGGTTTCTCTCCAACTTTT
The Camelina sativa cultivar DH55 chromosome 6, Cs, whole genome shotgun sequence genome window above contains:
- the LOC104793253 gene encoding CMP-sialic acid transporter 2; the encoded protein is MAECSVCRSRLASPSSRAISRAYDKHKIRVSSKQKALNVLLVVGDCMLVGLQPVLVYMCKVDGKFNFSPISVNFLTEIAKVIFAIVMLLFQARHQKVGEKPLLSLSTFVQAARNNVLLAVPAGLYAINNYLKFTMQLYFNPATVKMLSNLKVLVIAVLLKMIMKRRFSIIQWEALALLLIGISVNQLRSLPEGATTVAVPIATGAYICTFIFVTIPSLASVYNEYALKSQYDTSIYLQNIFLYGYGAIFNFLGILGTVIYKGPGSFDILQGHSRATMFLIVNNAAQGILSSFFFKYADTILKKYSSTVATIFTGIASAALFGHVLTMNFLLGISIVFISMHQFFSPLSKAKDEQQNENLELVKEKDGHGAKESLFINMAAGANEEASHRVESDDREPLLPR